From a region of the Thermomicrobium roseum DSM 5159 genome:
- a CDS encoding NUDIX hydrolase, whose amino-acid sequence MPRIVADLVDVYVFRRLPQRPAHEVQFLLLRRREDAPLGGTWHAVHGRILPNERALDAAARELLEQTGLVPQKLYSADYIAQFYDHASDAIVLAPAFAALVEPRAAVRLSQAHDDYAWCDLDEAVARLLWTSQRWAVRHIHAVIACGGEEAEYYALT is encoded by the coding sequence ATGCCGCGCATCGTGGCCGATCTCGTCGATGTCTATGTTTTCCGTCGTCTGCCGCAGCGTCCCGCCCACGAGGTACAGTTCCTCCTGTTGCGTCGCCGCGAAGATGCGCCGCTCGGCGGAACGTGGCACGCTGTCCATGGGCGGATTTTGCCGAACGAGCGTGCGCTCGACGCAGCGGCGCGCGAACTCCTGGAGCAGACTGGGCTGGTGCCACAGAAACTCTACTCGGCGGACTACATCGCCCAATTCTACGATCATGCCAGCGACGCAATCGTTCTCGCCCCTGCCTTCGCCGCGCTGGTCGAGCCGCGGGCAGCTGTCCGGTTGTCGCAAGCCCATGACGACTACGCCTGGTGTGATCTCGACGAGGCAGTCGCTCGCTTGCTCTGGACCAGTCAGCGCTGGGCCGTGCGGCACATCCATGCCGTGATCGCCTGCGGGGGAGAGGAAGCGGAGTACTACGCTCTCACCTAG
- a CDS encoding aminotransferase class V-fold PLP-dependent enzyme — MMSYLDNATTSWPKPDVVRETLAGFLATASGAPVRTGHRLARATWEAVEQARQRLAAFLGVADPRRVVFTASGTDALNLALKGLLGPGDHVVTTALEHDAVRRPLRALEVFGVTTTRVPVGADGTVDPDDVRRALRPNTRLVVVCHASNVTGAIQPVSEIVELAHARGAFVLIDAAQTAGVIPLAIDALGADLVALSGHKWLLGPPGTGALVVGPRIDPSELVPLRDGATGTESPDDAGPRSLPERYETGTLDTIGLAALGAAVDWLARTGLASTGERARVLTERLVAGLSALPGVRLFTPAQAASRVALVSFQVEGWRPLDLARALERDFAILVGAGLHGASEACRSIGAYPCGTVRLSPGWSTSEEEIDRAIAAVATLARAPQCKD; from the coding sequence ATGATGAGTTATTTGGACAACGCCACGACCAGCTGGCCCAAACCGGATGTCGTGCGCGAAACGCTCGCTGGCTTCCTGGCGACGGCGAGCGGTGCTCCCGTCCGGACAGGGCACCGGCTGGCGCGGGCGACCTGGGAAGCGGTCGAGCAAGCTCGGCAGCGACTAGCGGCGTTCCTCGGTGTGGCTGATCCGCGGCGTGTCGTCTTCACGGCCAGCGGTACCGATGCGCTCAATCTCGCGCTCAAGGGGTTGCTGGGCCCGGGTGACCACGTGGTGACGACCGCGCTCGAGCACGATGCGGTGCGGAGACCGTTGCGGGCACTCGAAGTGTTCGGTGTCACCACCACGCGCGTGCCGGTCGGGGCCGATGGGACAGTCGATCCGGACGATGTGCGCCGCGCGTTGCGCCCCAATACGCGTCTCGTCGTCGTCTGCCACGCCTCCAACGTGACGGGTGCGATCCAGCCGGTCAGCGAGATCGTCGAGCTCGCGCATGCTCGCGGGGCCTTTGTCCTGATCGATGCAGCCCAGACGGCGGGAGTCATTCCGCTGGCCATCGATGCCCTGGGTGCCGATTTGGTCGCGCTCAGCGGGCACAAGTGGCTGCTCGGCCCTCCGGGAACTGGGGCGCTGGTCGTCGGCCCGCGCATCGACCCGTCCGAGCTCGTTCCGCTGCGCGATGGGGCGACAGGAACCGAGTCGCCGGACGACGCGGGGCCGCGCAGCCTCCCGGAGCGGTACGAGACCGGGACACTCGATACGATCGGACTGGCTGCTTTAGGGGCGGCCGTGGACTGGCTGGCACGGACTGGCCTGGCCAGTACGGGGGAGCGCGCTCGCGTGCTCACCGAGCGACTCGTTGCCGGCCTCAGCGCTCTCCCGGGTGTGCGGCTGTTCACGCCGGCTCAGGCCGCTTCTCGCGTCGCTCTCGTCTCGTTCCAGGTGGAGGGATGGCGACCGCTCGACCTGGCGCGTGCGCTGGAGCGGGACTTCGCCATTCTGGTCGGGGCAGGGCTCCACGGTGCCAGCGAGGCCTGCCGGTCCATCGGCGCGTATCCTTGTGGAACCGTCCGCCTTTCGCCTGGATGGTCGACGTCCGAGGAAGAGATCGATCGAGCCATCGCGGCTGTGGCAACGCTCGCGCGCGCACCGCAGTGCAAGGACTGA
- a CDS encoding ThiF family adenylyltransferase, translating to MTSDESAERHHRQILLPVIGRAGQSRIRAGRVCVLGLGALGSHTTMLLARAGVGFLRLVDRDVVEWTNLQRQALYEEEDVRAALPKAVAAARAVQRIDQAIAVEPVVLDVDAASITGLIADVDVVVDGSDNFELRYLLNDAALELGRPWVYGGVIGTHGSTMTIVPDETACLRCLFPDPPAPGSVPTCDTVGVLGPAAALVGALQASETLKLLVGDRAARNPGLLSIDLWKVEIARIAVERRSDCPACGRGERAFLRQQVANRIVSLCGRDAVQVVVRPAVSLDLAALAERLSALGSLQHNPYLIRFMVEGYELTVFPDGRAIVRGTTDPAIARVLYARYIGM from the coding sequence ATGACCAGCGACGAGTCAGCAGAGCGCCATCACCGTCAGATCCTTCTCCCGGTCATCGGACGAGCTGGCCAATCCCGCATCCGAGCGGGACGCGTCTGCGTCCTCGGGCTGGGGGCACTCGGGAGTCACACGACCATGCTGCTCGCCCGAGCGGGTGTCGGCTTCCTCCGGCTGGTCGATCGCGACGTGGTCGAGTGGACGAACCTGCAGCGTCAGGCGCTCTACGAGGAAGAGGACGTGCGGGCCGCGCTCCCGAAGGCGGTCGCGGCCGCGCGAGCCGTCCAGCGGATCGATCAGGCGATCGCGGTGGAGCCGGTTGTCCTCGATGTCGATGCGGCATCCATCACTGGGCTAATTGCCGACGTCGATGTCGTGGTCGATGGGAGCGACAACTTCGAGCTACGCTACCTCTTGAACGATGCAGCGCTGGAATTGGGGAGACCCTGGGTCTACGGTGGCGTGATCGGGACACATGGCTCCACGATGACGATCGTTCCCGACGAGACAGCCTGCCTTCGCTGCCTGTTCCCCGATCCGCCAGCACCAGGCAGCGTTCCCACCTGTGACACGGTCGGTGTGCTCGGCCCCGCTGCGGCGCTGGTCGGTGCCCTGCAAGCTAGCGAGACGCTCAAGCTCCTCGTGGGCGACCGGGCCGCTCGCAACCCTGGCCTGCTCTCCATCGATCTCTGGAAGGTGGAGATCGCGCGCATCGCCGTGGAGCGCCGGTCGGATTGCCCGGCTTGTGGCCGAGGCGAGCGTGCCTTCCTCCGCCAGCAGGTGGCGAATCGCATCGTCTCCCTGTGCGGACGCGATGCCGTCCAGGTCGTCGTGCGACCCGCCGTCTCGCTCGATCTGGCAGCGCTCGCTGAGCGCCTGTCGGCACTCGGGTCGCTCCAGCATAACCCGTACCTGATACGATTCATGGTGGAGGGTTATGAGTTGACGGTCTTCCCGGACGGACGAGCCATCGTGCGTGGGACGACCGATCCTGCGATTGCCCGCGTGCTCTACGCGCGGTACATCGGGATGTGA
- a CDS encoding prephenate dehydrogenase, protein MQQITIVGLGLIGASIGLGLKRWAAAQARGVPLTVVGYDIELLHQNEAKRIKAVDRTTWTLPEALTGADLIVVATPPSAVPEVFSAIAEHAPDGAVVTDTCSTKAVVLRWAAERLPSRLHFVGGHPMAGKTQSIEGADADLFRGAIWVVTPSLTASREAIETVLGLVAALGAEPRFLDAEEHDAYVAAISHLPFLLSVALMRVTSRDVAWREMRQLTAGGFRDTTRLAAGSPRMYRDICATNAPAITRWLDAAIAELESLRALIAAGSEDALRELEAAFEQARDARAEWATQERRPGELLQDTAGEMSQLSVGQHLQQLFLGGLLTRRRSLPERERQKPERDR, encoded by the coding sequence ATGCAGCAAATCACCATCGTCGGACTGGGACTCATCGGGGCCTCGATCGGGCTTGGGCTCAAGCGGTGGGCGGCTGCCCAGGCCCGCGGTGTGCCGCTGACAGTCGTCGGCTACGACATCGAACTCCTGCACCAGAACGAGGCCAAGCGCATCAAGGCAGTCGACCGGACGACCTGGACGCTACCGGAGGCCCTGACTGGCGCTGATCTCATCGTCGTGGCCACGCCACCGAGTGCGGTACCGGAGGTCTTTTCGGCGATCGCCGAGCACGCGCCCGACGGAGCAGTCGTGACCGATACCTGCAGCACCAAGGCGGTTGTCCTGCGCTGGGCAGCCGAGCGCTTGCCGTCACGGCTGCACTTCGTGGGCGGTCACCCGATGGCCGGCAAAACGCAGAGCATCGAAGGTGCCGATGCTGATCTCTTTAGGGGAGCGATTTGGGTAGTGACGCCGTCGCTCACTGCCAGCCGCGAGGCGATCGAGACGGTGCTGGGGCTGGTCGCGGCGCTCGGCGCCGAGCCGCGTTTTCTCGATGCCGAGGAGCACGATGCCTACGTGGCGGCGATCAGCCACCTGCCGTTCCTGCTCTCCGTCGCCCTCATGCGGGTCACCAGCCGCGATGTCGCCTGGCGGGAGATGCGCCAGCTCACGGCGGGAGGGTTCCGCGACACCACGCGCCTGGCAGCTGGCAGCCCCCGCATGTACCGCGACATCTGCGCGACCAATGCACCAGCGATCACCCGCTGGCTCGATGCGGCGATCGCCGAGTTGGAAAGCCTGCGCGCGCTGATCGCCGCTGGCTCGGAGGATGCGCTGCGAGAGCTGGAGGCTGCCTTCGAGCAGGCGCGCGATGCCCGCGCCGAGTGGGCGACGCAGGAGCGACGTCCCGGTGAGCTCCTACAGGATACCGCGGGTGAAATGTCCCAACTCTCGGTCGGCCAGCACCTGCAGCAGCTGTTCTTGGGTGGACTCTTGACGCGCCGCCGCTCGCTCCCGGAGCGTGAGCGGCAAAAGCCGGAGCGCGATCGCTAG
- a CDS encoding SH3 domain-containing protein, whose amino-acid sequence MIDRELSARLRHRSRQSGIWLGLAMGLAIFIALAGFVWIYARLAPVFSDFVSRLPAVTPTVTGTPAVTPAALAPRPSPTPVASPAVTPTPAWQATHRVAQGSQVNFRAGPGTQYQVVAVLEPGTELRFLGEQEQVGNATWLHLELPDGRDGWIRTVDLELVRR is encoded by the coding sequence GTGATCGATCGAGAGCTTTCTGCCCGCCTGCGCCATCGTTCGCGCCAGTCCGGTATCTGGCTGGGCCTGGCGATGGGACTGGCGATCTTCATCGCGCTGGCGGGCTTCGTGTGGATCTACGCACGGCTCGCGCCTGTCTTCAGCGACTTCGTCTCGCGTCTTCCCGCGGTCACGCCGACGGTGACCGGCACTCCAGCCGTGACTCCGGCGGCGCTCGCACCGCGTCCCAGTCCGACTCCGGTAGCGTCACCTGCGGTGACGCCCACGCCGGCGTGGCAGGCGACGCACCGTGTTGCTCAGGGATCGCAAGTCAATTTCCGGGCTGGGCCGGGAACGCAGTACCAGGTCGTCGCTGTCCTGGAACCGGGTACCGAGCTCCGTTTTCTCGGCGAGCAGGAGCAGGTCGGCAACGCGACCTGGCTGCATCTCGAGCTCCCCGATGGACGCGACGGTTGGATCCGGACGGTCGATCTCGAACTGGTTCGGCGTTGA
- a CDS encoding aldehyde dehydrogenase family protein, with translation MADFKNYIDGKWVEAKSGATYERRNPATGELIGTYARSGPEDVAAAVEAAKAAFDRWRKLPAPKRGEILFRVGQLLIERKEQLAREMTEEMGKVLTEARGDVQEAIDMTFYMAGEGRRLWGQTTPSELPHKWNMTQRRPIGVVGLITPWNFPIAIPAWKIMPALICGNTVVFKPASYTARSAVRLVQIFEEAGLPPGVLNLVLGTGETVGTALVQHPDVALISFTGSNEVGQQVAVECARLGKRVSLEMGGKNAIIVMDDANLRLALDGIVWSAFGTSGQRCTAASRVIVHEAVFRELADQLDARVSRLKLGNGLDPTTDVGPVVSESQLERVHRYVQIGVEEGAQILTGGQIARDGDLARGHFHQPTIFVDVRPEMRIAQEEIFGPVTALIRVRSLEEAIAVCNGVRYGLSASIFTRDIDKAFRAIEDVHTGIFYVNAGTIGAEIHLPFGGTKATGNGHREAGQAALDVFSEWQSIFIDYSGRLQRAQIDVEQLTADD, from the coding sequence ATGGCGGACTTCAAGAACTATATCGATGGCAAGTGGGTCGAGGCGAAGAGCGGTGCCACGTACGAACGCCGCAACCCCGCGACGGGCGAACTCATCGGCACCTACGCCAGGAGCGGCCCGGAGGACGTCGCCGCGGCGGTGGAGGCGGCCAAGGCAGCCTTCGATCGCTGGCGCAAGCTCCCCGCGCCCAAGCGCGGAGAGATCCTCTTCCGTGTCGGCCAGCTCCTCATCGAGCGCAAGGAACAGCTGGCACGCGAGATGACCGAGGAGATGGGCAAGGTTCTTACCGAGGCCCGAGGCGACGTCCAGGAAGCGATCGACATGACCTTCTACATGGCGGGTGAGGGTCGCCGCCTCTGGGGCCAGACGACTCCTTCCGAGCTCCCCCACAAGTGGAACATGACGCAGCGTCGGCCGATCGGCGTGGTCGGGCTCATCACGCCGTGGAACTTCCCGATCGCCATACCGGCCTGGAAGATCATGCCGGCGCTGATCTGCGGAAACACGGTCGTCTTCAAGCCCGCCAGCTACACAGCGCGCTCGGCTGTCCGACTCGTCCAAATCTTCGAGGAAGCCGGTTTGCCGCCCGGCGTGCTCAACCTCGTCCTCGGAACCGGCGAGACGGTGGGGACCGCGCTCGTCCAGCACCCGGACGTCGCGCTCATCTCCTTCACCGGGTCCAACGAGGTCGGCCAGCAGGTCGCCGTCGAGTGTGCGCGATTGGGCAAGCGCGTTTCGTTGGAAATGGGTGGGAAGAACGCCATCATCGTGATGGATGACGCGAACCTCCGGCTCGCCCTGGACGGGATCGTCTGGAGTGCTTTCGGGACCTCCGGCCAGCGCTGCACGGCAGCCAGCCGCGTCATCGTGCACGAGGCGGTCTTCCGCGAGCTCGCCGATCAACTCGACGCGCGGGTGAGCCGGCTCAAGCTCGGCAACGGCCTCGACCCCACGACCGACGTCGGCCCGGTCGTGAGCGAGAGCCAGCTCGAGCGTGTCCACCGCTACGTCCAGATCGGCGTCGAAGAAGGGGCGCAGATCTTGACCGGTGGACAGATCGCGCGCGACGGGGACCTGGCACGCGGCCACTTCCACCAGCCGACCATCTTCGTCGATGTGCGCCCCGAGATGCGGATCGCCCAGGAAGAGATCTTCGGACCAGTCACCGCGCTCATCCGGGTGCGCAGCCTCGAGGAAGCGATCGCGGTCTGCAACGGCGTGCGCTATGGTCTCTCGGCCTCGATCTTCACCCGCGACATCGACAAGGCATTCCGTGCCATCGAGGACGTCCATACCGGCATCTTCTACGTCAATGCCGGTACCATCGGAGCGGAAATTCATCTCCCGTTCGGCGGTACCAAGGCGACCGGGAACGGGCACCGCGAGGCAGGGCAGGCTGCACTCGACGTCTTCAGCGAGTGGCAGTCGATCTTCATCGACTACAGCGGTCGCCTCCAGCGCGCTCAGATCGACGTCGAGCAGCTCACTGCTGACGACTGA
- a CDS encoding LLM class F420-dependent oxidoreductase yields MRIGVVFPQTEIGSDPAVIRAYAETVEELGYTHLLTYEHVVGVDLAHYPGWRGPYHARHQFHEPFVLFGYLAAVTRHLELVTGVVILPQRQTVLVAKQAAEVDVLSGGRLRLGVGVGWNEAEYIALGMDFHTRGRREEEQITVLRLLWTQPIVSFEGRWHRLPAVGLNPLPVQRPIPIWLGGMSEAARRRAARLADGWMPQWRPTAELHAMVEELREWLVAAGRDPARFGLEGRLTLAQVPRAAWLAEIEAWRRLGATHLCINTMGLGLSSPQAHLDILRELAQTLGLTPIR; encoded by the coding sequence ATGCGGATCGGCGTGGTTTTCCCGCAGACCGAAATCGGCAGCGATCCGGCCGTGATCCGCGCGTATGCCGAAACTGTCGAGGAGCTCGGGTACACGCATCTGTTGACCTACGAGCATGTCGTCGGCGTGGATCTCGCTCACTACCCCGGGTGGCGCGGTCCGTACCATGCGAGGCATCAGTTCCACGAGCCGTTCGTCCTGTTCGGGTATCTCGCGGCAGTGACGCGTCACCTCGAGTTGGTCACTGGCGTCGTCATCTTGCCGCAACGGCAGACCGTGCTGGTCGCCAAGCAGGCGGCGGAGGTGGATGTGCTCTCGGGCGGGCGCCTGCGGCTCGGTGTGGGAGTCGGCTGGAACGAGGCGGAGTACATCGCGCTCGGCATGGACTTTCACACGCGTGGCCGGCGGGAGGAAGAGCAGATCACCGTGCTGCGGTTGCTCTGGACACAGCCGATCGTCAGCTTCGAGGGACGCTGGCACCGGCTGCCGGCGGTCGGCCTGAACCCGTTGCCTGTCCAGCGGCCGATCCCGATCTGGCTGGGCGGGATGTCCGAGGCGGCGCGCCGGCGGGCGGCGCGCCTGGCCGATGGCTGGATGCCGCAATGGCGTCCGACTGCCGAACTCCACGCCATGGTCGAGGAGCTGCGGGAATGGCTCGTGGCAGCTGGCCGCGATCCCGCTCGCTTCGGGCTCGAAGGACGCCTGACACTCGCGCAGGTGCCACGGGCAGCGTGGCTGGCCGAGATCGAGGCCTGGCGTCGTCTCGGGGCGACGCACCTCTGCATCAACACGATGGGGCTCGGATTATCCTCCCCGCAGGCGCACCTGGACATCTTGCGCGAGCTCGCTCAGACACTGGGGCTGACGCCCATTCGGTAG
- the rmuC gene encoding DNA recombination protein RmuC produces the protein MEGTAIALLAASGVILLALGVLLGRLLARGPAAPPPDLGSLSATLALLQEAARSHAQQLQELGRSVREIALTTGQLQTRLQTSEERHGQLSAGLEKLNLVVGELRSGLAAIHRQQDQTAGRLDHLQQALAAAQQTLSELRRSDEEARRQQEELGRFVARLDAILTGSASRGAAGEHILETFLEQLPAEFKVFDLPIRNRRVEFAFRLPNGKHVPVDSKWVGARQLTELDETASAEARRELEQLLDQRVEEVRAYLDPDLTLGFAVIAVPDAVYRWTQRRHAHALAKGVIVISYSMAIPYFLTLLHLALRFLRDEETMRISQLAHQLEQALQAIQQELNGRYAKGLTMLQNSRDALAEQTARALGTLRQLQTLGQPGGPAALAERNEDEASAQSE, from the coding sequence ATGGAGGGAACGGCGATCGCGTTGCTCGCAGCCAGCGGCGTCATCCTCCTGGCACTCGGCGTGCTCCTCGGCCGTCTTCTGGCACGGGGACCGGCTGCTCCCCCACCGGATCTCGGGTCGCTTTCCGCCACGCTCGCGCTCCTCCAGGAGGCAGCGCGATCACATGCCCAACAGTTGCAGGAGCTGGGGCGATCCGTCCGCGAGATCGCGCTGACCACAGGGCAACTCCAGACCCGCCTCCAGACGAGCGAAGAGCGGCACGGGCAGCTCAGCGCCGGGCTGGAGAAGCTCAACCTGGTCGTCGGCGAGCTGCGCAGTGGGCTCGCCGCCATCCATCGGCAACAGGACCAGACCGCTGGCCGGCTCGACCACCTCCAGCAAGCCCTGGCCGCTGCCCAGCAAACGCTCAGCGAACTCCGCCGCTCCGACGAGGAGGCCCGTCGCCAGCAGGAAGAACTCGGCCGCTTCGTCGCGCGACTCGATGCCATCCTGACCGGTTCCGCATCGCGCGGCGCGGCTGGCGAGCACATCCTGGAGACCTTTCTCGAGCAGCTGCCAGCCGAGTTCAAGGTGTTCGATCTGCCGATCCGTAACCGGCGCGTCGAGTTCGCTTTTCGCCTTCCCAACGGCAAGCACGTGCCGGTCGATTCCAAATGGGTCGGTGCCCGCCAGCTGACCGAACTGGACGAGACCGCTTCCGCGGAAGCGCGCCGCGAACTCGAGCAACTTCTCGACCAGCGCGTCGAAGAGGTGCGGGCCTATCTCGATCCTGACCTCACGCTCGGTTTCGCGGTCATCGCCGTGCCGGACGCCGTCTACCGCTGGACCCAGCGTCGGCACGCGCACGCCCTCGCCAAGGGAGTGATCGTCATCAGCTACAGCATGGCTATCCCCTATTTCCTGACGCTCCTCCATCTCGCCCTGCGCTTCCTGCGCGACGAAGAGACGATGCGCATCTCGCAGCTGGCTCACCAGCTGGAGCAGGCCCTGCAGGCCATTCAGCAGGAACTCAACGGCCGCTATGCAAAAGGCCTCACCATGCTGCAGAATAGTCGCGACGCGCTGGCCGAGCAGACTGCCAGAGCGCTGGGGACGCTCCGCCAGCTCCAGACGCTCGGCCAACCAGGCGGGCCAGCCGCGCTCGCCGAGCGGAACGAGGACGAGGCTAGTGCCCAAAGCGAGTGA